From a single Drosophila sulfurigaster albostrigata strain 15112-1811.04 chromosome 3, ASM2355843v2, whole genome shotgun sequence genomic region:
- the LOC133840354 gene encoding serine/threonine-protein kinase 10 isoform X5 gives MSFITNLKKVFHLGGGGEAKKKRLYNNIKMDTDPAEVWEMVGELGDGAFGKVYKAQHKETKRFAAAKMCTLEDEENLSDHMVEIDILSEIKHPNIVELYEAFSLEDKLWMLIEYCDGGALDSIMVELEKPLTEPQIAYVCKHMTEGLTFLHKNKVIHRDLKAGNVLLTMEGGVKLADFGVSAKNKHTMQKHDTFIGTPYWMAPELVLCETFRDNPYDHKVDIWSLGITLIELAQMEPPNSEMSPMRVLLKIQKSEPPKLEQPSRWSKEFNDFLKKSLVKDPQQRPTTDVLLQHGFINSNLDAKPIKDLLLEYKAEVVEEVVDDEAEEPRNSALQLDLDDDSASLQSQDIDKLPGTPTSISRDSKEQSLPSSSLPATAAPAAAATTTTATTKATTPDKPNHNKEDNATAVVEPIPMAPPHTKVPAPAPPSPSSPATQQQPKVPPAAAAPLQPKATEDVIATESNEKSDADKKQHFVKKEKGKAPPPPSVIAAAAAATAAASAATAVAASSKQPTDRTSPVQSEVEPASASPKKLLEPTAAIEVSIGHEIAESRPQPPSPTASSIISVQSVASTSSSGSATGAVLSSSTSLITINSSDASPGLRQQVPAPVPPPPPQHLVLPNSLESISQITVVTSTHPPVIIDNSQHQPPVQNEVIIVSNDLNKSTHLHESSTDDDFPSLDDSLGDQVKQSSMILSVNDGPEGATPSSSAAVHARKLDESEVLIVSPSYADDDSAYNTASGSHDHSDQLLLMDTSHVSVVTVGDEVIKVKDSSHQQPNVSGSGSGSASNARKQPNGIVPEDVNIIVNRFKPGQEQEKRISPDISLGSSSSENGSVRGRRGVEVQITSGGGGDADSIGTNTSQDSRNEVDNKQHQMMPPPPPLVSIGNNSNHYHHQPQPIDEEEEADVVVIRQKPRVPAAAKSSGVGGLTKEEIELRNLRKKTRKRTRKFEIDGVQMTTTTSRVIYGDEENGRIYDDHDFRKQELRELKMLQKQEKKQQTELHVKEQLAKEQQDRRFEQERISLEKTYEADMDTLARQHKQLIEKTEQTQENELRSSSKRIRSEQEQELKIFRENLKQEIRLLKQEVDLFPKDKRKDEFKQRRTAMELDHEEKERSFLDSLKERHELLLRRLSEKHRDHLATINRNFLQQKQNAMRTREALLWELEEKQLHERHQLSKRHVKELCFMQRHQMIIRHEKELDQVKRMLLRKEEDMLKKQTLEKRALPKRIRAERKARDLMFRESLRISTNLDPEIERDRLKKFQEQEKKRYMQEERRFEVKHQKQLEELRATRESAIRELEQLQNEKRKALVEHEHAKLSEIDERLKAELRDWREQLVPRKQRLEETFAQQLDEMETLYGGTLIVSMPSDTLQRDHFTGSTRSSLSSYSEG, from the exons ATGTCCTTCATAACGAACCTGAAGAAGGTCTTCCACCTCGGTGGTGGGGGCGAGGCCAAGAAGAAACGCCTCTACAATAATATCAAGATGGATACCGATCCAGCGGAAGTCTGGGAAATGGTCGGCGAATTAGGCGACGGCGCTTTTGGCAAGGTCTACAAGGCTCAGCACAAGGAAACCAAACGCTTTGCGGCAGCTAAAATGTGCACACTAGAGGACGAGGAGAACCTCAGTGATCACATGGTTGAAATCGATATACTCTCTGAAATAAAGCATCCAAATATTGTCGAGCTGTACGAGGCGTTCTCTCTCGAAGACAAGCTTTGG ATGCTAATTGAGTATTGCGACGGCGGTGCGCTAGACAGCATCATGGTGGAGCTGGAGAAACCATTGACAGAACCACAAATTGCCTACGTGTGCAAACACATGACCGAAGGCCTTACATTTCTGCACAAGAATAAGGTCATACATCGGGATCTGAAAGCGGGCAACGTTCTACTGACTATGGAGGGTGGCGTCAAGCTGG CGGATTTCGGTGTGTCGGCCAAAAATAAGCACACGATGCAAAAGCACGATACGTTCATTGGCACGCCGTATTGGATGGCGCCGGAATTGGTACTGTGCGAAACGTTTCGTGACAATCCGTATGATCACAAGGTTGACATATGGTCGCTGGGAATAACGCTCATTGAGCTGGCGCAGATGGAACCGCCGAACAGCGAAATGTCGCCAATGCGTGTGCTGctcaaaatacaaaagagtGAACCGCCAAAACTGGAACAGCCAAGCAGATGGAGCAAGgaatttaatgattttctaAAAAAATCTTTAGTCAAG GATCCCCAACAGCGACCCACAACAGATGTGCTGTTGCAGCACGGTTTTATCAACAGTAATTTGGATGCCAAACCCATCAAGGATCTGCTGCTCGAGTACAAGGCAGAGGTTGTCGAAGAGGTGGTCGACGATGAGGCTGAG GAACCCCGCAACTCGGCGCTCCAGCTCGACCTGGACGATGACTCTGCTTCGCTACAGAGCCAAGACATTGACAAAC tTCCAGGTACACCTACATCCATATCGCGGGATTCCAAAGAGCAATCCCTTCCAAGTAGTAGTctaccagcaacagcagcgcccGCAGCAGcggctacaacaacaacagcaactactaaagcaacaacaccagACAAACCAAACCACAACAAGGAGGATAATGCGACCGCAGTGGTCGAACCAATACCAATGGCGCCTCCACACACTAAAGTGCCGGCACCAGCGCCACCGTCACCATCCTCACCAGCgacgcaacaacaaccgaaggtgccaccagctgctgctgcaccgCTGCAACCAAAGGCAACTGAAGATGTTATTGCAACAGAGTCAAACGAAAAGTCGGACGCAGACAAAAAG CAACACTTTgttaaaaaggaaaaaggcaAAGCGCCTCCGCCGCCATCGGTTATCgctgctgcggcagctgccacggctgctgcttcggctgctactgcagttgcagcttcTTCAAAGCAGCCCACGGACAGAACTTCGCCGGTGCAGTCTGAAGTGGAGCCGGCTTCAGCTTCGCCTAAGAAATTGCTAGAGCCAACAGCAGCCATTGAAGTGAGCATTGGCCACGAAATCGCAGAGTCGAGGCCGCAGCCACCTTCCCCGACAGCTTCATCGATTATTTCTGTCCAGTCTGTGGCATCTACCAGTAGCTCTGGTAGTGCAACGGGAGCAGTGCTGAGCTCTAGCACATCGTTGATAACCATCAACAGCAGTGATGCATCGCCCGGATTGCGTCAACAGGTGCCGGCACCggtgccaccgccaccaccgcAGCATTTGGTGCTGCCGAATAGTCTGGAATCGATCAGTCAAATCACTGTTGTGACAAGCACACACCCGCCGGTGATTATTGATAATTCGCAGCATCAGCCACCGGTGCAAAATGAGGTCATCATCGTGTCGAACGATTTGAATAAGAGCACACATCTGCATGAGTCATCCACGGATGACGACTTCCCCTCGCTGGACGATAGTCTAGGGGATCAAGTGAAGCAATCGTCGATGATACTGTCTGTTAATGATGGTCCAGAAGGCGCGACGCCATCTtcctctgctgctgttcatgCTCGCAAGCTGGACGAAAGCGAAGTACTGATTGTAAGCCCTTCGTATGCGGACGATGATTCGGCCTATAATACCGCGTCCGGCAGTCATGATCACAGCGATCAGCTGTTGCTAATGGACACCAGTCACGTCTCTGTTGTGACAGTTGGCGATGAGGTCATCAAGGTAAAAGACAGCAGCCATCAGCAGCCCAATGTCAGTGGTAGCGGAAGTGGAAGCGCAAGCAATGCACGAAAGCAACCAAACGGCATTGTGCCTGAGGATGTAAACATCATTGTTAACCGCTTTAAGCCTGGCCAAGAGCAAGAGAAACGTATCTCGCCCGACATCAGTCTTGGCTCCAGTTCCAGCGAGAATGGATCCGTACGTGGACGGCGTGGAGTTGAAGTGCAGATAACaagtggcggcggtggcgatGCAGACAGCATTGGCACTAACACTAGTCAAGACAGTCGCAACGAGGTGGACAATAAGCAACATCAAATGATGCCTCCACCCCCGCCTTTGGTCTCTATAGGCAACAACAGTAACCACTACCACCATCAGCCGCAGCCCAtcgacgaggaggaggaggccgATGTGGTGGTCATTCGCCAAAAACCGCGTGtgccagcagctgcaaaatCTTCAGGTGTCGGTGGACTAACAAAGGAGGAAATCGAGCTACGCAACTTACGCAAAAAGACGCGTAAGCGAACtcgtaaatttgaaattgatggCGTGCAGATGACGACAACGACCAGTCGTGTTATCTATGGCGATGAGGAGAATGGCCGCATATACGATGATCATGATTTCCGTAAGCAGGAGCTGCGCGAACTGAAAATGCTCCAGAAACAGGAGAAGAAGCAACAAACAGAACTTCACGTGAAAGAGCAACTGGCCAAGGAGCAGCAAGATCGTCGCTTCGAACAGGAACGCATCTCGTTGGAGAAAACATACGAGGCCGATATGGATACATTGGCGCGGCAGCATAAGCAATTGATCGAAAAGACCGAGCAGACGCAGGAGAATGAGCTGCGAAGCTCCTCGAAACGCATACGATCCGAGCAGGAACAAGAGCTTAAGATATTCCGTGAAAATCTTAAACAGGAGATACGACTGCTCAAGCAAGAAGTTGATTTGTTTCCCAAAGATAAGCGCAAGGATGAGTTCAAACAGCGACGCACTGCCATGGAGCTGGATCATGAGGAGAAGGAACGATCTTTCCTTGATTCCCTGAAAGAGCGCCATGAGCTGCTGCTACGCAGACTCAGCGAAAAGCATCGCGATCACTTGGCCACTATCAATCGCAATTTCttgcaacagaagcagaacGCAATGCGCACGCGCGAGGCGCTTCTCTGGGAACTTGAGGAGAAACAGTTGCACGAACGTCATCAGCTATCGAAGCGTCATGTCAAGGAGCTGTGCTTCATGCAGCGCCATCAGATGATCATACGTCATGAGAAAGAGCTCGATCAAGTCAAGCGCATGTTGTTGCGCAAAGAAGAGGATATGCTCAAGAAGCAAACACTCGAGAAACGCGCTCTTCCCAAGCGCATCCGAGCCGAGCGTAAGGCGCGTGACCTCATGTTCCGTGAATCGTTGCGCATATCGACAAATCTGGATCCTGAAATTGAGCGTGATCGCTTGAAGAAG TTCCAGGAGCAGGAGAAGAAACGTTATATGCAAGAAGAACGTCGCTTTGAGGTCAAGCATCAAAAGCAATTGGAGGAACTGCGCGCTACACGTGAAAGCGCCATACG AGAACTGGAGCAGTTGCAGAATGAGAAGCGCAAGGCACTGGTTGAGCACGAGCATGCTAAGCTCTCTGAGATTGATGAGCGCCTCAAGGCGGAGCTAAGAGATTGGCGCGAGCAGCTTGTGCCACGCAAACAG CGTCTAGAGGAGACTTTCGCCCAGCAGCTGGATGAGATGGAAACATTGTACGGCGGTACCTTAATTGTTTCAATGCCCTCGGATACACTGCAACGTGACCACTTCACAGGATCAACGCGCAGCAGTCTCAGCTCCTACTCCGAGGGCTGa
- the LOC133840354 gene encoding serine/threonine-protein kinase 10 isoform X4, with protein MSFITNLKKVFHLGGGGEAKKKRLYNNIKMDTDPAEVWEMVGELGDGAFGKVYKAQHKETKRFAAAKMCTLEDEENLSDHMVEIDILSEIKHPNIVELYEAFSLEDKLWMLIEYCDGGALDSIMVELEKPLTEPQIAYVCKHMTEGLTFLHKNKVIHRDLKAGNVLLTMEGGVKLADFGVSAKNKHTMQKHDTFIGTPYWMAPELVLCETFRDNPYDHKVDIWSLGITLIELAQMEPPNSEMSPMRVLLKIQKSEPPKLEQPSRWSKEFNDFLKKSLVKDPQQRPTTDVLLQHGFINSNLDAKPIKDLLLEYKAEVVEEVVDDEAEKLKRQVKRRSLYQREPRNSALQLDLDDDSASLQSQDIDKLPGTPTSISRDSKEQSLPSSSLPATAAPAAAATTTTATTKATTPDKPNHNKEDNATAVVEPIPMAPPHTKVPAPAPPSPSSPATQQQPKVPPAAAAPLQPKATEDVIATESNEKSDADKKQHFVKKEKGKAPPPPSVIAAAAAATAAASAATAVAASSKQPTDRTSPVQSEVEPASASPKKLLEPTAAIEVSIGHEIAESRPQPPSPTASSIISVQSVASTSSSGSATGAVLSSSTSLITINSSDASPGLRQQVPAPVPPPPPQHLVLPNSLESISQITVVTSTHPPVIIDNSQHQPPVQNEVIIVSNDLNKSTHLHESSTDDDFPSLDDSLGDQVKQSSMILSVNDGPEGATPSSSAAVHARKLDESEVLIVSPSYADDDSAYNTASGSHDHSDQLLLMDTSHVSVVTVGDEVIKVKDSSHQQPNVSGSGSGSASNARKQPNGIVPEDVNIIVNRFKPGQEQEKRISPDISLGSSSSENGSVRGRRGVEVQITSGGGGDADSIGTNTSQDSRNEVDNKQHQMMPPPPPLVSIGNNSNHYHHQPQPIDEEEEADVVVIRQKPRVPAAAKSSGVGGLTKEEIELRNLRKKTRKRTRKFEIDGVQMTTTTSRVIYGDEENGRIYDDHDFRKQELRELKMLQKQEKKQQTELHVKEQLAKEQQDRRFEQERISLEKTYEADMDTLARQHKQLIEKTEQTQENELRSSSKRIRSEQEQELKIFRENLKQEIRLLKQEVDLFPKDKRKDEFKQRRTAMELDHEEKERSFLDSLKERHELLLRRLSEKHRDHLATINRNFLQQKQNAMRTREALLWELEEKQLHERHQLSKRHVKELCFMQRHQMIIRHEKELDQVKRMLLRKEEDMLKKQTLEKRALPKRIRAERKARDLMFRESLRISTNLDPEIERDRLKKFQEQEKKRYMQEERRFEVKHQKQLEELRATRESAIRELEQLQNEKRKALVEHEHAKLSEIDERLKAELRDWREQLVPRKQRLEETFAQQLDEMETLYGGTLIVSMPSDTLQRDHFTGSTRSSLSSYSEG; from the exons ATGTCCTTCATAACGAACCTGAAGAAGGTCTTCCACCTCGGTGGTGGGGGCGAGGCCAAGAAGAAACGCCTCTACAATAATATCAAGATGGATACCGATCCAGCGGAAGTCTGGGAAATGGTCGGCGAATTAGGCGACGGCGCTTTTGGCAAGGTCTACAAGGCTCAGCACAAGGAAACCAAACGCTTTGCGGCAGCTAAAATGTGCACACTAGAGGACGAGGAGAACCTCAGTGATCACATGGTTGAAATCGATATACTCTCTGAAATAAAGCATCCAAATATTGTCGAGCTGTACGAGGCGTTCTCTCTCGAAGACAAGCTTTGG ATGCTAATTGAGTATTGCGACGGCGGTGCGCTAGACAGCATCATGGTGGAGCTGGAGAAACCATTGACAGAACCACAAATTGCCTACGTGTGCAAACACATGACCGAAGGCCTTACATTTCTGCACAAGAATAAGGTCATACATCGGGATCTGAAAGCGGGCAACGTTCTACTGACTATGGAGGGTGGCGTCAAGCTGG CGGATTTCGGTGTGTCGGCCAAAAATAAGCACACGATGCAAAAGCACGATACGTTCATTGGCACGCCGTATTGGATGGCGCCGGAATTGGTACTGTGCGAAACGTTTCGTGACAATCCGTATGATCACAAGGTTGACATATGGTCGCTGGGAATAACGCTCATTGAGCTGGCGCAGATGGAACCGCCGAACAGCGAAATGTCGCCAATGCGTGTGCTGctcaaaatacaaaagagtGAACCGCCAAAACTGGAACAGCCAAGCAGATGGAGCAAGgaatttaatgattttctaAAAAAATCTTTAGTCAAG GATCCCCAACAGCGACCCACAACAGATGTGCTGTTGCAGCACGGTTTTATCAACAGTAATTTGGATGCCAAACCCATCAAGGATCTGCTGCTCGAGTACAAGGCAGAGGTTGTCGAAGAGGTGGTCGACGATGAGGCTGAG AAGCTTAAACGCCAAGTGAAGCGGCGTTCGCTCTATCAGAGG GAACCCCGCAACTCGGCGCTCCAGCTCGACCTGGACGATGACTCTGCTTCGCTACAGAGCCAAGACATTGACAAAC tTCCAGGTACACCTACATCCATATCGCGGGATTCCAAAGAGCAATCCCTTCCAAGTAGTAGTctaccagcaacagcagcgcccGCAGCAGcggctacaacaacaacagcaactactaaagcaacaacaccagACAAACCAAACCACAACAAGGAGGATAATGCGACCGCAGTGGTCGAACCAATACCAATGGCGCCTCCACACACTAAAGTGCCGGCACCAGCGCCACCGTCACCATCCTCACCAGCgacgcaacaacaaccgaaggtgccaccagctgctgctgcaccgCTGCAACCAAAGGCAACTGAAGATGTTATTGCAACAGAGTCAAACGAAAAGTCGGACGCAGACAAAAAG CAACACTTTgttaaaaaggaaaaaggcaAAGCGCCTCCGCCGCCATCGGTTATCgctgctgcggcagctgccacggctgctgcttcggctgctactgcagttgcagcttcTTCAAAGCAGCCCACGGACAGAACTTCGCCGGTGCAGTCTGAAGTGGAGCCGGCTTCAGCTTCGCCTAAGAAATTGCTAGAGCCAACAGCAGCCATTGAAGTGAGCATTGGCCACGAAATCGCAGAGTCGAGGCCGCAGCCACCTTCCCCGACAGCTTCATCGATTATTTCTGTCCAGTCTGTGGCATCTACCAGTAGCTCTGGTAGTGCAACGGGAGCAGTGCTGAGCTCTAGCACATCGTTGATAACCATCAACAGCAGTGATGCATCGCCCGGATTGCGTCAACAGGTGCCGGCACCggtgccaccgccaccaccgcAGCATTTGGTGCTGCCGAATAGTCTGGAATCGATCAGTCAAATCACTGTTGTGACAAGCACACACCCGCCGGTGATTATTGATAATTCGCAGCATCAGCCACCGGTGCAAAATGAGGTCATCATCGTGTCGAACGATTTGAATAAGAGCACACATCTGCATGAGTCATCCACGGATGACGACTTCCCCTCGCTGGACGATAGTCTAGGGGATCAAGTGAAGCAATCGTCGATGATACTGTCTGTTAATGATGGTCCAGAAGGCGCGACGCCATCTtcctctgctgctgttcatgCTCGCAAGCTGGACGAAAGCGAAGTACTGATTGTAAGCCCTTCGTATGCGGACGATGATTCGGCCTATAATACCGCGTCCGGCAGTCATGATCACAGCGATCAGCTGTTGCTAATGGACACCAGTCACGTCTCTGTTGTGACAGTTGGCGATGAGGTCATCAAGGTAAAAGACAGCAGCCATCAGCAGCCCAATGTCAGTGGTAGCGGAAGTGGAAGCGCAAGCAATGCACGAAAGCAACCAAACGGCATTGTGCCTGAGGATGTAAACATCATTGTTAACCGCTTTAAGCCTGGCCAAGAGCAAGAGAAACGTATCTCGCCCGACATCAGTCTTGGCTCCAGTTCCAGCGAGAATGGATCCGTACGTGGACGGCGTGGAGTTGAAGTGCAGATAACaagtggcggcggtggcgatGCAGACAGCATTGGCACTAACACTAGTCAAGACAGTCGCAACGAGGTGGACAATAAGCAACATCAAATGATGCCTCCACCCCCGCCTTTGGTCTCTATAGGCAACAACAGTAACCACTACCACCATCAGCCGCAGCCCAtcgacgaggaggaggaggccgATGTGGTGGTCATTCGCCAAAAACCGCGTGtgccagcagctgcaaaatCTTCAGGTGTCGGTGGACTAACAAAGGAGGAAATCGAGCTACGCAACTTACGCAAAAAGACGCGTAAGCGAACtcgtaaatttgaaattgatggCGTGCAGATGACGACAACGACCAGTCGTGTTATCTATGGCGATGAGGAGAATGGCCGCATATACGATGATCATGATTTCCGTAAGCAGGAGCTGCGCGAACTGAAAATGCTCCAGAAACAGGAGAAGAAGCAACAAACAGAACTTCACGTGAAAGAGCAACTGGCCAAGGAGCAGCAAGATCGTCGCTTCGAACAGGAACGCATCTCGTTGGAGAAAACATACGAGGCCGATATGGATACATTGGCGCGGCAGCATAAGCAATTGATCGAAAAGACCGAGCAGACGCAGGAGAATGAGCTGCGAAGCTCCTCGAAACGCATACGATCCGAGCAGGAACAAGAGCTTAAGATATTCCGTGAAAATCTTAAACAGGAGATACGACTGCTCAAGCAAGAAGTTGATTTGTTTCCCAAAGATAAGCGCAAGGATGAGTTCAAACAGCGACGCACTGCCATGGAGCTGGATCATGAGGAGAAGGAACGATCTTTCCTTGATTCCCTGAAAGAGCGCCATGAGCTGCTGCTACGCAGACTCAGCGAAAAGCATCGCGATCACTTGGCCACTATCAATCGCAATTTCttgcaacagaagcagaacGCAATGCGCACGCGCGAGGCGCTTCTCTGGGAACTTGAGGAGAAACAGTTGCACGAACGTCATCAGCTATCGAAGCGTCATGTCAAGGAGCTGTGCTTCATGCAGCGCCATCAGATGATCATACGTCATGAGAAAGAGCTCGATCAAGTCAAGCGCATGTTGTTGCGCAAAGAAGAGGATATGCTCAAGAAGCAAACACTCGAGAAACGCGCTCTTCCCAAGCGCATCCGAGCCGAGCGTAAGGCGCGTGACCTCATGTTCCGTGAATCGTTGCGCATATCGACAAATCTGGATCCTGAAATTGAGCGTGATCGCTTGAAGAAG TTCCAGGAGCAGGAGAAGAAACGTTATATGCAAGAAGAACGTCGCTTTGAGGTCAAGCATCAAAAGCAATTGGAGGAACTGCGCGCTACACGTGAAAGCGCCATACG AGAACTGGAGCAGTTGCAGAATGAGAAGCGCAAGGCACTGGTTGAGCACGAGCATGCTAAGCTCTCTGAGATTGATGAGCGCCTCAAGGCGGAGCTAAGAGATTGGCGCGAGCAGCTTGTGCCACGCAAACAG CGTCTAGAGGAGACTTTCGCCCAGCAGCTGGATGAGATGGAAACATTGTACGGCGGTACCTTAATTGTTTCAATGCCCTCGGATACACTGCAACGTGACCACTTCACAGGATCAACGCGCAGCAGTCTCAGCTCCTACTCCGAGGGCTGa